The genomic window CCGCTTGGTGGTCATCTGGTCAGCGGCCATATCGACGGTGTCGGTGAGGTGGTCTCGCGGACGCCGGATGGACGCTCGGAGCGCTGGCGCTTTCGAGCACCGGCGGCGATCGCGCACTACATTGCCGAGAAGGGCTCGATCGCCATCGAGGGGATCAGTCTCACGGTCAATGGCGTCGACGGTGCCGAGTTCGATGTCAATATCGTCCCGCATACCTCGGCGGTCACAACGTTCGGGGCCTATCAGGCGGGACAGCCGGTCAACCTCGAAGTCGATCTGCTGGCGCGCTACCTCGAGCGCCTGCTGCAGGGCAGCGGGGCGGCATCCACTGGCGGGGTCAGCGAGGCCCTGCTGCGGCGTAATGGGTTTCTGAGGGACTAGTCATGGCGTTCAACAGCATCGATGAAATCGTTGCCGATATCAGTGCCGGCCGCATGGTGCTGATGCTCGATGATGAGGATCGCGAGAACGAGGGTGATCTGCTGATGGCCGCTTCGATGGTGCGGCCGGATGATGTCAATTTCATGGCGCGCTACGGGCGCGGGCTGATCTGCCTGACCCTCAGTCGCGAGCGCTGTGAGCAGTTGCGGCTGCCGTTGATGGTGACCGGCTCAAGCGATCATCAGGGGACGCAGTTCACCCTTAGCATCGAAGCCGCGCAGGGGGTCACCACAGGGATTTCAGCGGCTGATCGGGCGCGTACGATCCAGACAGCGGTGGCACCTCAGGCAAAGCCCGAGGACATCGTCCAGCCTGGGCATATCTTTCCGCTCATGGCCCAGCCCGGGGGCGTGCTCACGCGGGCCGGGCATACCGAGGCGGGCTGCGATCTGGCGCGTCTGGCGGGCTTTGAACCGGCGGCAGTGATTGTCGAAGTGCTGAATGAGGATGGCACCATGGCCCGCCGCGATGACCTGGTGGAGTTCGCGCAGGCGCATGGCATCAAGATTGGTACGGTTGCCGATCTGATTGCCTACCGGATTCATAATGAGCGCACGGTCGAGCGTGTCGCCGACTGTGAATTGCCCACGGAACATGGGCGTTTCCACCTCTACGCGTATCAGGACGTGGTGGATGGGGCGCTGCATTTCGCGCTACTGCGGGGGCAGACCGATCCGGAAGAGCCGGCGCTGGTGCGGGTGCAGATTGAGAACACCCTCTCGGATCTGTTCGGCGCGATCGCGCCTGACCAGACCTGGTCGCTGCGTCAGTCGCTCGATGAAATCGCCGGCAGTCGCAGTGATCCGGCCTGCCTGCTCATGCTGCGCAGTGCCAGCGACCGGTCGGAGGTGCTGACACGGATGCGCGAATTCCAGGTGCTCTCGCAGAGCGGCGAGATCACTCCCGAGCCACGGCCGGTTACAGACGAGAGCGAAGCGCTTCGGACCTACGGGGTCGGTGCGCAGATCCTCACTGATCTGGGGATCCGGCGGATGCGCGTTCTCTCCTCGCCGAAAATCATGTATGGGCTGTCCGGCTTCGGCATGGAGGTCGTGGACTATGTCCAGACCGCGGACGAGTGCGGTACTTCCACATAGCGAAGCGGTTTGCAGTCGGCGTGCGGCGGTATACGCTTGCGTCCCCGGATAAAAACAATGGAATCAGCATGAAGACCCTCGAAGGCGATTTCACGGCCAGCAACGCGCGGATTGCGCTGGTGGCTACCCGATTCAATGACTTTATCGTCGACTCTCTGGTGAGCGGTGCGCGCGACACCCTGGTACGCCACGGGGTTGACGATGCATCGCTGACCCTGGTCCGTGCGCCCGGCTCGTGGGAATTGCCGCTGGTCACCGATCGCCTCGCGCGGTCTGGTCACTACGACGGGATCGTGGCGCTTGGTTGTGTCATCCGCGGCGGTACGCCTCATTTCGAGTACGTGGCCAGTGAATGCACCAAGGGTCTGGGGCAGGTGAGCCAGCAGCGGGACATCCCGGTGTCCTTCGGTGTACTGACCACCGACAGCATCGAGCAGGCCATTGAGCGTGCGGGCACAAAGGCCGGTAACAAGGGCGCTGAGGCCGCGATGGCAATGCTCGAGATGGTCAGCCTGCTGCGTAAACTGTGAGTCGTCCGAAGGCGAATCGACCGCGGGCGAGGGCGCGTCGACGCATCCTCCAGGCCCTTTACCAGTGGCAGATGACCGGTAGTGAGCCGGCGGATGTCCA from Spiribacter curvatus includes these protein-coding regions:
- a CDS encoding bifunctional 3,4-dihydroxy-2-butanone-4-phosphate synthase/GTP cyclohydrolase II; this translates as MAFNSIDEIVADISAGRMVLMLDDEDRENEGDLLMAASMVRPDDVNFMARYGRGLICLTLSRERCEQLRLPLMVTGSSDHQGTQFTLSIEAAQGVTTGISAADRARTIQTAVAPQAKPEDIVQPGHIFPLMAQPGGVLTRAGHTEAGCDLARLAGFEPAAVIVEVLNEDGTMARRDDLVEFAQAHGIKIGTVADLIAYRIHNERTVERVADCELPTEHGRFHLYAYQDVVDGALHFALLRGQTDPEEPALVRVQIENTLSDLFGAIAPDQTWSLRQSLDEIAGSRSDPACLLMLRSASDRSEVLTRMREFQVLSQSGEITPEPRPVTDESEALRTYGVGAQILTDLGIRRMRVLSSPKIMYGLSGFGMEVVDYVQTADECGTST
- a CDS encoding riboflavin synthase, with amino-acid sequence MFTGIIQAVGTLRESRETGADRRMRFAVDGLDLTALQIGDSMAVNGCCLTAVEIDADGFAADVSVESLERTTLGRLKTGDRVNLEPALTLSTPLGGHLVSGHIDGVGEVVSRTPDGRSERWRFRAPAAIAHYIAEKGSIAIEGISLTVNGVDGAEFDVNIVPHTSAVTTFGAYQAGQPVNLEVDLLARYLERLLQGSGAASTGGVSEALLRRNGFLRD